The genomic window CGAACGTCTCGCTCTCGCAGACGAACTCGGCGCTCTCGGCCACGTCGGAGACGCGGCATTGCAGGCCGGGCTGCTGCGCTTCGTCGCGCTGCTCGAGCTGGGTGATCCCCGCGCGCACACCGAATTGGCCGATCTCACGGCGCGGGCCGAACGCGCGCGCTCGCCGCGCTATCGTTTCGTCGCGCTGTCACGCACCGGCGCGTTGGCCATGGTGCGCGGGCGGTTCGCGGAAGCGCGCGCCGCGATCGACGACGCGTACGCGCTCGGCGCTCGGCTCGGTGAGGTCGATTTGGTGCCGCTGTGGCTCGAACAACGCTGGACCCTGGCGCTTTTCACCGACGACCTGGACGAAGCCGGATCGCTCGTCGGCCGCTACCGCGAGCTCGCGGGCGACTACACGGCCGTTCCGGAGCTGATCACCGCCGCCCGCCGCGGCGACACCGAGCGGGTGGCGCACCGAGCCGCCGACATCGAATCGCTGTATCGGGTCTATCCCCGGCATTTCCACGCGGGCGTCCTGGTTGCCCAGGCGCACGCCGCGCTGGTCCTCGACGATGCCGAACTGCGAGAGACGGTGCGCACCAGGCTGATTCCGTATGAACGCTACTGGGCGGTGGTGGCAGGCGGCGGCGCGGTGTACGGCCCCTACGCCTACTGGCTCGGGCGCGTCTGCCAGGCCGCGGGCGACACCGCCACCGCCGCCGAGCATTTCCAGACCGCCGCCGAGGTCGCGCACCGCCTGCGTGCCCAACCGTGGCTGGACGCCGCCCGCGATCAACTGCGGCTGCTCTCGCACCGGCAGCCTGCGACCACGCCGGAACCGAAGCCTCAGCCTGACAACGAGTTCCGCTTCGACGGCGCGGTCTGGGTGCTGCGGTTCGACGGACGGACCGCACACCCGCCCGACGCCAAAGGCCTGCGCGATCTGCACGTCCTCGTCGGGCATCCCGGTCAGGACATCCCGTCCCTGGAGTTGTCCAGCGCACCCGACAAGGGGATCGTGCGGGCGGCGACCGCGCTGGGCTCCGACCCGGTGCTGGACGACCAGGCCAAGGCCTCGTATCGGCGGCGGCTGAGCACCCTGGACGCCGAGATCGATCGCGCCACCGACCTCGGCCGCGACGATCGCGCCGTTGAGCTGGACCGTGAGCGCGCGGCTCTGCTGGATGAACTGCGCCGCGCCGCGGGCCTCGCCGGACGCACCCGCAGGCTCGGCGACGACGCCGAGCGGGCGCGCAAGACGGTGTCGGCCCGCATCCGCGACGCGCTGCGCCGCCTCGACGGCGTGCATCCCGAGCTGGCCGAGCATCTGCGCGCCTGTGTCTCGCTCGGGCTGGTCTGCCGCTACCAACCACAGCGCGAGATCCGCTGGACGCTGTGATCCAGCATCGCTGGATTCGATCCAGCGCCTCAGGGGTGAGACCGAAAGGAGCACACCATGCGCCAGATCGCACCCCGGCTGTGGCAGACCGAGACGTTGAGCCCATTTCCCGGCCTGACCACCAACGCCTACCTGTGGACCACACCCGAGGGCAACGTGCTGTTCTACAACACCACGCTCACCGCGGAGTTCGATCGGATGGCCGAACTCGGCGGTGTGGCACACCAGTACCTGAGCCATCGCGACGAGATCGCGTCCTCGCTGGCCACAGTCCGTGACCGATTCGGCGCCCGGCTGCACGTCCACAAGGCCGACGCGGTCGAGGTCACCCAGACCGCCGTAGACGACCCGTTCGACAGCAGGCACGTCGCGATCGCCGGGCTCGAGGTGATCCCCACGCCGGGTCACACCGTCGGCAGCGCCAGCTACCTGGCCACCATCGACGGCAAGCGGTACCTGTTCACCGGCGACACGATCATCCTCGGCCAGGACGGCTGGTGGGCCGGATACCTGGAGGGGCACAGCGACCGCGAGACGTTGCTCGCCAGTCTCGACCTGCTGGCCGAGCTCACCCCGGACGTCGTCGTGTCCAGCGCCTTCATGGGCGAATCGGGCGTCACCGAACTCGGCGACCGCCCGTGGGCCGACTGCGTGGCCGAGGCGCGCCGGGCGCTGGTCGGCGACGGGAAGTGAGGCCCGCGCGCAGATCGGTCTCCGGACCGCCGCCGGTGCACCTCGGGGCGACCGCCCTTTGAGCCAGTTGCGCGACCGAGGCGCGGCGGGAATTACACGCCGACGGGCCCTCGCGCGCAGAACAGTCCACTTTCGGGA from Nocardia bhagyanarayanae includes these protein-coding regions:
- a CDS encoding MBL fold metallo-hydrolase, whose amino-acid sequence is MRQIAPRLWQTETLSPFPGLTTNAYLWTTPEGNVLFYNTTLTAEFDRMAELGGVAHQYLSHRDEIASSLATVRDRFGARLHVHKADAVEVTQTAVDDPFDSRHVAIAGLEVIPTPGHTVGSASYLATIDGKRYLFTGDTIILGQDGWWAGYLEGHSDRETLLASLDLLAELTPDVVVSSAFMGESGVTELGDRPWADCVAEARRALVGDGK